The Clostridium aceticum genomic interval GGAGGTGCTTCTTATGTATTTTGGAATTCTTGTTGATGACAATAAAAACCCTGCATTTTTATATGTAAAAGAGAAATTCGGTATAAATATAAAAAGCTACTCAAATGTAGCAAATATTATTTATGATTGCTCTTTTGCCTGCTCAAAACAACTTGCTGATTTAAATAATTTAGATATTAATGAGAATTTAGTTCATTTCTTATATGACTTATTAATTGTATGGAATTCGGGACTAATCCTTTCTGAAGATAATGACCTCACATCAGCGATACTTGATGGGATACACATTAAATATTTTGATCAATATTCTGCTATCGAGATTGAAAGTATAATACAAGTTATAGCTGAGGAAGAGACTTGTTATTATAAAAGCTTTTATTCTTTGTTAAAGCAAAATAATTTTAATTTAATTGGTTTTTTGGCTGCATATAGTTTATATGGTGACATTAATGAGTGTTATGGTAATTTATCAATTAAGCATCAACTAATGGAAATGTTAAAAATGGTAATGCCAAAACTTGAATCAGAAATAAAAAAAATTATATTATTATAGTATTATTCTTATATTTAGAAGTCATAAAGGTGTATTTATGCATTTATGCACAAGTTCGAAGTGGAGGTTTAGTGTCGGTGCCTGACACCATGACACCAACTTATTCTGGGTGGCAAGCACCGCCAAGGGGTATTCCTTTGGGGTCCAGTTCGCAGTTCGAAGGCGTCGGGAATGGCAGAGACGTTATCCGCAATATTATTAAAGGAGAAAATATGATATATAGTTATTTAGATTATCTAAAAGATAGATACGAATATAGCAAAAAAGGAGATGTTAAAGATATAAAGTTGGAAAAACATAAATTGCCACAAGAAATAAAGAATTTTTATTCTAGACGTGGAGAATGTCCATTATGCAAAATACATGCAAAACTTGTATTTGATAAAAGTGATTCGATGACCATGAGTAAAGACTATTTTACTTTAAAAAGAATCTGGGAGTGCCCAAAATGTGGATGGTGGGAGTCTTTCGAAGATTCAATTGAGGAATATGATTACATCACTAAGGTTGATTCATACCATATTGAAGAGTTAAATTATGCAATTCTGAAAAAATTTGATGAAAAAGATAAAGACCTACCTCTTGATGTACTTCTTGAAGAACTTAAGAAAAATCAAGATATACTATATGACATACATTTTTACAAGATGGAAAAATTAGTTCAACACGTGTTTACTCAATATTTTAACTGCGAAGTAAAACACGTAGGAAAAACTGCTGACGGTGGTAAAGACTTAATTATTGTTCAAAAAGATGAGCCTATTCTAGTGCAGGTAAAAAGAAGAACAAAAAAAGATGGAACTGAGTCAGTGTCAACTGTTAGAGATTTATTAGGAACTATGTTTATTGAAAATAAAAGAAAGGGAATTATTGTTTCAACAGCAGATCATTTCACAAAGCCAAGCATAAAAGTAAGAGATGACTTAATTAATGAAAAACGGCTTGATATGTTTGAACTATATGATATAGAAAGATTTTGC includes:
- a CDS encoding restriction endonuclease, which translates into the protein MPDTMTPTYSGWQAPPRGIPLGSSSQFEGVGNGRDVIRNIIKGENMIYSYLDYLKDRYEYSKKGDVKDIKLEKHKLPQEIKNFYSRRGECPLCKIHAKLVFDKSDSMTMSKDYFTLKRIWECPKCGWWESFEDSIEEYDYITKVDSYHIEELNYAILKKFDEKDKDLPLDVLLEELKKNQDILYDIHFYKMEKLVQHVFTQYFNCEVKHVGKTADGGKDLIIVQKDEPILVQVKRRTKKDGTESVSTVRDLLGTMFIENKRKGIIVSTADHFTKPSIKVRDDLINEKRLDMFELYDIERFCSMLDLYNKTDEKTWHKIASKW